From the genome of Temnothorax longispinosus isolate EJ_2023e unplaced genomic scaffold, Tlon_JGU_v1 HiC_scaffold_347, whole genome shotgun sequence:
attaCTCTTAcatctgtttatatataaaatatatgattacaaagaaaaatctGTATCAAAAATCTATAGTTACTGTAACGTATACCTTAGATTAGATTTGTACGAGCaagcaataaatataactaaCCTCGTGAGACAGCACGCGAACACAGGTTATTGCAGATCACGCGATACACGCGCGAAACTCGCCAAACTCGCCGCGATCTTGATTGCCGTCGTCACTTCGATCCTTGCGTGACGCGACCGAAATTCGGAATTAAACGATCGTATTTAATAATGATGAGAGAtcacattaataataactttggTAATACTTAAGGAGAGctccctcctcaccgatttcgctgaatttaggcttaatcgacgcgtttttgcacaaaacgaacgaatctggcagaaaaaagccccgctctgccccgcgaagcgagatattaactgttaaagttgacgactatcaggttAGGAGActgtcataccgacgcgaTGTAGCGACCAGTAGCGACTACGGACATGCTCCGCGACCACATGCGCATGTCCCGTGGTCACGTGATGTACTTGAGCGCTCAACCTCAAtgacatattaatattgttctgtgcaattccaaaatatttataatatgccATATTCAGTAGAGCAATTATATAGTAATCCGTGGCTAATGGTTCAGGATGTTGTTGGCGATGCAAAAACATGGCCCAAATTCAtccgaaaaatgttttgcgataaaaatctaaaagatCACAATAGAATGATCCTTGTCAATTTTGCATATCTAAATGCAGTATCCGAAGATTTGTTGCACgatatattaacttttacgTTGGAAAATGCGTATACAGCGGAAAGGAAGCGCAATATTAAGGATAGATTTAGCTATTTAAATCACGaggtaattgttttaatttcaattgataactatatatcaaataagtattaattatgttttttataatttgtagcAATTCGGACATATTCGACGCAGCCGTGTATACAGTTATCACGTTTATTTTAAGGAAATGTTAGATCTCAACTTTAATCcaattaatctatatatatatatataatataatgtatgtatgtatgttctttatacactcttaaactattcgaccgaatttttaccaaaagtatataaaataggggtagaattttccggggagtattatagagtgtatagtttttcgttaccgatttttcgggaattaattgaccgaatcgcaaaaaattatatatgaagtaggtagaatttcccggggagtgctataaactgtatagtttttcgttaccgatctttttgggaatcggtatctttttggaaatcggttacgaaattttccagagggcggagagagagagagagagagagagagagagagagagagagagagagagagagagagagagagagagagagaaagaaaagttcatatttacatgtacttttcatataccaactattctctgctttaacaaattatttctgttacagatattaagcgtttaagttaacaaaacacaaataatttgttaaagcagagaatagttggtatatgaaaagtacacataaatatgtactttttatatatcaactattctctgttttaacaatttatttatgttatagatATTAAGCGTTGAGGTTAACGAAACACAGTAATATgattattaatgaatatatcgagccttatttaacaaataaagaaatacagtgtccaaataataattttctttacttatttaatcgAGCATCATTTAATTGCTAAAGAAATACAGTGTCCAAAATgtggtaataaattaataattgatacaaGTAAGCTCAGATTTCGATGCCGAAAAACATTATGAAAAGAATTCcagcaaaaaatatgtaaaaaaacaatgtatgTTTCAAACAAGTGTAAAATGTGATACGTGGTTTAgcaaatattcattttaaggGGGTCATCCCGTGTGATGACCGttttttttaaggtttttttgcatttttttgcggcgaaatgaaaaaatacagagcttctaaatttttactatatatttattacatctaaaactatatgtgtaaatttttttatttgaaaatatagcgTCGATGGCGAGTTACATCACTGGAATGGCAcccatgtaaaaaaaaagcagacaAACGGTGTCCACGATTCCGGCAGACTGGtttatctgaaataaaaaagccaaattgcattttaatctATAGATAAATGGCTATCGCGGGAACTaggattatttgaaaatattaaaaattcaattttttgcatgcttttaaaaattataactcaaaataacatgattttttgcgactatttttttatgcggACAGAAAAcggttcaatatttttaaaaattctagttCCCGCGATAGCCACACATGTGCTGAATCTAccattcaaattttatttaaatccatTGAACCGTTTTCGAGAAATCATGGACAccagtttaaaaaatacagttttgagaaaaacgcgtttgaaaGTTCACGTATGAATTACACCATGAAATTTTTGCTTACCACTAATCTGCTATTCCTGGTGCATAGAGTAtcccttcctcttcttcttgaAAATTTCGTAATGCCGACTGCTCCTCCCTGGCTGAAATTCTAGCCTCTCTTGCCGCGTCGCTCATGCGCTGCTCGGAACGGCTGATCCGGGCATCGTCGCGGCGCTCTACATAAGCGTGCGCTGATCGTCCAATTGAACATCCCATCGTATGCATTATCTTAATAATGCCTTGGAAGCCTTCATTAAAGATGATGACGGCCAAAAAAGTTGCAATCTGAACTATCTGAGCGCCTGAATGTAGATGTTTCGGAGCGAACGTCCAAATGAGTGAATTTAACGACTCATTATTATTCTGCGTCTCTGCTCCTAAACATCGGGTCAAAAGATCGTCCTTGGATAAATCTAAGATAGATTTAACTACTGCT
Proteins encoded in this window:
- the LOC139824381 gene encoding uncharacterized protein: MKKEVWATFYHKCSTDENPQHQNCPAGEGSWCKWRQAEAKNTLDQFHHEKAPLSKEVQAVVKSILDLSKDDLLTRCLGAETQNNNESLNSLIWTFAPKHLHSGAQIVQIATFLAVIIFNEGFQGIIKIMHTMGCSIGRSAHAYVERRDDARISRSEQRMSDAAREARISAREEQSALRNFQEEEEGILYAPGIAD